From the genome of Streptomyces sp. NBC_01317, one region includes:
- a CDS encoding UDP-N-acetylmuramoyl-tripeptide--D-alanyl-D-alanine ligase → MIALSLSEIAAIVGGQSHDIPDPAVRVTGPVVIDSRAVEKGSLFAAFAGERVDGHDYARGAVEEGAVAVLAGRPLPGVPVIVVDDVVQALGALARAVVERLGATTVALTGSAGKTSTKDLIAQLLRTKGPTVWPAGNLNNEIGVPLTALRAVEDTRYLVLEMGARYLGDIRYLTGLVPPRIGLVLNVGTAHIGEFGGREQIAEAKGEMVESLPPAAHGGVAVLNADDPLVRAMKSRTEARVILFGEADEADVQAENVRLTANGQAAFRLRTPSGCRDVTLRLYGEHHVSNALAAAAVAHELGMSVDEIAEALSEAGTLSRWRMEVTERADGVTIVNDAYNANPESMRAALRALAAMGGATRAEGGRTWAVLGPMAELGDESLAEHDAVGRLAVRLNVSKLVAVGGREASWLRLGAYNEGSWGEESVHVSDAQAAVDLLRSELRPGDVVLVKASRSAGLERVALALLESTTEGEVSGR, encoded by the coding sequence GTGATCGCCCTCTCCCTCAGCGAGATCGCCGCCATCGTCGGCGGGCAGTCGCACGACATACCGGATCCGGCGGTCCGGGTCACCGGACCCGTCGTCATCGACTCCCGCGCGGTGGAGAAAGGCAGCCTCTTCGCCGCCTTCGCCGGCGAGCGGGTCGACGGCCACGACTACGCGCGAGGCGCCGTCGAGGAGGGTGCGGTGGCCGTCCTGGCCGGCCGCCCCCTCCCGGGCGTCCCCGTGATCGTCGTCGACGACGTCGTCCAGGCCCTCGGCGCCCTCGCCCGCGCCGTCGTCGAACGCCTCGGCGCCACCACCGTCGCGCTCACCGGCTCCGCCGGCAAGACCAGCACCAAGGACCTCATCGCCCAGCTGCTCCGTACGAAGGGACCCACGGTCTGGCCGGCCGGGAACCTGAACAACGAGATCGGCGTCCCGCTGACCGCCCTGCGCGCCGTCGAGGACACCCGCTACCTCGTCCTGGAGATGGGCGCCCGGTACCTCGGGGACATCCGCTACCTCACCGGACTCGTCCCGCCCCGGATCGGCCTCGTCCTCAACGTCGGCACCGCGCACATCGGCGAATTCGGCGGACGCGAGCAGATCGCCGAGGCGAAGGGCGAGATGGTCGAGTCCCTGCCGCCCGCCGCCCACGGCGGTGTGGCCGTCCTCAACGCCGACGATCCCCTCGTCCGCGCGATGAAATCCCGTACCGAAGCACGCGTGATCCTCTTCGGAGAGGCAGACGAAGCAGACGTACAGGCAGAGAACGTGCGCCTCACAGCCAACGGACAGGCAGCGTTCCGCCTTCGAACACCCTCCGGGTGCAGGGACGTGACGCTGCGGCTGTACGGTGAGCACCACGTGTCGAACGCGCTCGCCGCGGCCGCCGTCGCCCATGAGTTGGGCATGTCCGTCGACGAGATCGCCGAAGCGCTCTCCGAGGCGGGGACCCTCTCCCGCTGGCGTATGGAGGTCACCGAGCGCGCGGACGGCGTGACGATCGTCAACGACGCCTACAACGCGAACCCCGAATCCATGAGAGCCGCGCTCCGTGCGCTGGCCGCCATGGGCGGTGCCACACGGGCCGAGGGGGGGCGTACCTGGGCGGTGCTCGGCCCGATGGCCGAGCTCGGGGACGAATCGCTCGCCGAGCACGACGCGGTCGGACGGCTCGCCGTCCGGCTCAACGTCAGCAAGCTCGTGGCGGTCGGGGGCAGGGAAGCGTCCTGGCTGCGACTGGGCGCTTACAACGAGGGTTCGTGGGGTGAGGAGTCGGTGCACGTGTCCGACGCACAGGCGGCGGTCGATCTGTTGCGCAGTGAACTGCGTCCGGGAGACGTCGTGCTGGTGAAGGCTTCCAGGTCGGCAGGTCTTGAGAGGGTCGCCCTGGCACTCCTCGAGAGCACCACCGAGGGCGAGGTCTCCGGCCGATGA
- the mraY gene encoding phospho-N-acetylmuramoyl-pentapeptide-transferase produces the protein MRQILFAGAIGLFLTLIGTPLLIKLLARKGYGQFIRDDGPRSHGSKKGTPTMGGIAFILATLIAYALAKVITGENPTFSGVLVLFLMAGMGLVGFLDDYIKIVKQRSLGLRAKAKMAGQLIVGIAFAVLSLQFADTQGLTPASTKLSFVTDFGWSIGPVLFVVWALFMILAMSNGVNLTDGLDGLATGASVMVFGAYTFIGLWQFQESCANAVTLTNPNACFEVRDPLDLAVVASALMGSCFGFLWWNTSPAKIFMGDTGSLALGGALAGLAICSRTEFLIALLGGLFVLITMSVVIQVGSFKMTRKRVFRMAPLQHHFELKGWSEVLVVVRFWIIQGMCVIVGLGLFYAGWAADK, from the coding sequence ATGAGGCAGATCCTCTTCGCGGGAGCCATCGGGCTCTTCCTGACCCTGATCGGCACACCGCTGCTGATCAAGCTCCTGGCCCGCAAGGGATACGGGCAGTTCATCCGGGACGACGGCCCGCGCAGCCACGGCAGCAAGAAGGGCACGCCCACCATGGGCGGCATCGCCTTCATCCTGGCCACGCTGATCGCCTACGCCCTGGCGAAGGTGATCACCGGCGAGAACCCCACCTTCTCGGGTGTGCTGGTCCTCTTCCTGATGGCGGGGATGGGACTGGTCGGGTTCCTCGACGACTACATCAAGATCGTGAAGCAGCGGTCGCTGGGCCTGCGGGCCAAGGCCAAGATGGCGGGCCAGCTGATCGTCGGCATCGCCTTCGCGGTGCTCTCGCTCCAGTTCGCCGACACCCAGGGACTCACCCCGGCCTCCACCAAGCTGTCGTTCGTCACGGACTTCGGCTGGTCGATCGGCCCGGTGCTGTTCGTGGTCTGGGCGCTGTTCATGATTCTCGCGATGTCCAACGGCGTGAACCTGACGGACGGTCTGGACGGCCTGGCCACCGGCGCGTCCGTGATGGTCTTCGGCGCGTACACGTTCATCGGGCTCTGGCAGTTCCAGGAGTCCTGTGCCAACGCGGTGACGCTCACCAACCCCAACGCCTGTTTCGAGGTACGGGACCCCCTGGACCTCGCGGTCGTCGCCTCCGCCCTGATGGGCTCCTGCTTCGGCTTCCTGTGGTGGAACACCTCACCCGCCAAGATCTTCATGGGGGACACCGGGTCGCTCGCGCTCGGCGGCGCCCTCGCGGGCCTCGCGATCTGCTCCCGTACGGAGTTCCTGATCGCGCTCCTCGGCGGCCTCTTCGTCCTGATCACGATGTCCGTCGTGATCCAGGTCGGCTCCTTCAAGATGACCCGCAAGCGGGTCTTCCGCATGGCTCCCCTCCAGCACCACTTCGAACTCAAGGGGTGGTCCGAGGTCCTTGTCGTGGTCCGCTTCTGGATCATCCAGGGCATGTGCGTGATCGTGGGCCTCGGCCTCTTCTACGCGGGCTGGGCGGCGGACAAGTGA
- the murD gene encoding UDP-N-acetylmuramoyl-L-alanine--D-glutamate ligase, with protein sequence MNWQGKRVTVAGLGVSGIPAARVLRGLGAEVTVVNDGDDERSRTQAAELEKLGVTVRLGDGDTLPAGTELVVTAPGWRPDKPLFTAAAAAGVEIWGDVELAWRLRGPGAAPWLAVTGTNGKTTTVRMLASILTAAGLRTAAVGNIGVSLLDAVAGDETYDVLAVELSSYQLHWAPSLRAHSAAVLNLAPDHLDWHGSMEAYAADKGRIYEGNRIACVYNAADPATEDLVRAADVEEGCRAIGFTLGTPGPSQLGVVDGILVDRAFVENRRDQAQELAHVTDVDPPAPHNIANALAAAALARAYGVGPTAVRDGLRAFRPDPHRIELVARTGGVTYIDDSKATNTHAAEASLAAYDPIVWIAGGLAKGAAFDDLVSGSAKRLRAVVLIGADRALIREALARHAPEVPVVDLDRTDTGAMPAAVREAARLAQPGDTVLLAPACASMDMFTNYNKRGEAFADAVRALAAEHA encoded by the coding sequence GTGAACTGGCAGGGCAAGCGGGTCACCGTCGCGGGTCTCGGAGTCTCCGGGATCCCGGCGGCCCGGGTGCTGCGCGGCCTCGGCGCCGAGGTCACCGTCGTCAACGACGGCGACGACGAACGGTCCCGTACCCAGGCCGCCGAGCTGGAGAAGCTGGGCGTCACGGTCCGGCTCGGCGACGGGGACACCCTGCCCGCCGGTACGGAACTGGTCGTCACCGCCCCCGGCTGGCGGCCGGACAAGCCGCTGTTCACGGCCGCCGCGGCGGCCGGGGTGGAGATCTGGGGCGACGTCGAGCTGGCCTGGCGGCTGCGGGGGCCCGGCGCGGCCCCCTGGCTCGCCGTCACCGGCACCAACGGCAAGACGACCACCGTCAGGATGCTCGCCTCGATCCTGACGGCGGCGGGACTGCGCACGGCCGCCGTCGGCAACATCGGCGTCTCGCTCCTGGACGCCGTGGCCGGCGACGAGACGTACGACGTGCTCGCCGTCGAACTCTCCAGCTACCAGCTGCACTGGGCGCCGAGCCTGCGCGCCCACTCCGCCGCCGTGCTCAACCTCGCCCCCGACCACCTCGACTGGCACGGGTCCATGGAGGCGTACGCCGCCGACAAGGGCCGGATCTACGAGGGAAACCGGATCGCGTGCGTCTACAACGCGGCCGACCCGGCGACCGAGGACCTCGTCCGCGCCGCCGACGTCGAGGAGGGCTGCCGGGCGATCGGCTTCACCCTCGGCACCCCCGGTCCCTCCCAACTCGGCGTCGTGGACGGCATCCTGGTCGACCGCGCCTTCGTGGAGAACCGCCGGGACCAGGCCCAGGAGCTGGCCCACGTCACCGACGTCGACCCGCCGGCCCCGCACAACATCGCCAACGCCCTCGCGGCGGCGGCCCTCGCCCGCGCGTACGGCGTCGGGCCCACCGCCGTACGCGACGGGCTGCGCGCCTTCAGGCCCGACCCGCACCGGATCGAACTGGTCGCCAGGACCGGCGGCGTCACGTACATCGACGACTCCAAGGCGACCAACACCCATGCCGCGGAGGCGTCCCTGGCGGCCTACGACCCGATCGTCTGGATCGCGGGCGGCCTCGCCAAGGGCGCGGCCTTCGACGACCTGGTCTCCGGGTCCGCGAAGCGGCTGCGCGCGGTGGTCCTGATCGGCGCCGACCGTGCGCTGATCCGGGAAGCCCTCGCGCGACACGCCCCCGAAGTCCCGGTGGTCGACCTCGACCGGACCGACACTGGAGCGATGCCCGCCGCCGTCCGCGAAGCGGCACGGCTCGCTCAGCCGGGGGACACCGTACTGCTGGCCCCCGCCTGCGCCTCGATGGACATGTTCACCAACTACAACAAACGAGGCGAGGCGTTCGCGGACGCCGTCCGCGCACTCGCCGCTGAGCACGCCTGA
- the ftsW gene encoding putative lipid II flippase FtsW, whose protein sequence is MPADDTVGRDPRPAPRGAGLTGTPALAGVPGAGRGPGDGAEAAAGSLAVRGPLARIAVLAGLGRTPAPGRAPAPVRLPVRRPTFADQRTFLARLPGLALRGKAPGAPVRRPPAARGRGSGPRAPRPPRGGGIRRRFEQARRTWDRPLTAYYLILGSSLLITVLGLVMVYSASMIKALELSLPGAYFFRKQLFAAGIGTALLLIASRMPAKLHRAFSYPLLVGTVFLMALVQVPGIGQSVNGNQNWLSVGGPFQLQPSEFGKLALILWGADLLARKQDKRLLSQWKHLLVPLVPVAFMLLGLIMLGGDMGTAIILTAILFGLLWLAGAPTRLFGGVLGLAGVVGFVLIKTNENRLSRFSCVGAIDVGPNGECFQAVHGIYALASGGWFGSGLGASVEKWGQLPEPHTDFIFAVTGEELGLVGTLSVLALFAALGYAGIRVAGRTEDPFVRYAAGGVTTWITAQAVVNIGAVLGLLPIAGVPLPLFSYGGSALLPTMFAVGLLIAFARDDPAAKAALAMRQPVFSRKRAGVRWKTMRRRVKKRPSGER, encoded by the coding sequence ATGCCGGCCGACGACACCGTGGGACGGGACCCGCGCCCCGCGCCACGCGGAGCGGGCCTGACGGGCACTCCCGCCCTCGCGGGGGTGCCGGGAGCGGGCAGGGGACCCGGCGACGGCGCGGAGGCCGCAGCGGGGTCCCTGGCGGTACGGGGGCCCCTCGCCAGGATCGCCGTCCTGGCCGGCCTCGGCCGCACCCCGGCGCCCGGACGGGCCCCGGCGCCCGTCCGCCTTCCCGTCCGCCGCCCCACGTTCGCGGACCAGAGGACGTTCCTCGCCCGCCTGCCGGGGCTCGCGCTGCGCGGCAAGGCCCCCGGAGCGCCCGTACGGCGTCCCCCCGCCGCCCGCGGCCGGGGGAGCGGCCCCCGCGCCCCCAGGCCGCCCCGCGGCGGCGGGATCAGGCGCAGGTTCGAACAGGCCCGGCGCACCTGGGACCGCCCGCTCACCGCGTACTACCTGATCCTCGGCAGCAGTCTGCTGATCACCGTCCTCGGACTGGTGATGGTGTACTCCGCGTCCATGATCAAGGCGCTGGAGCTGTCGCTGCCCGGCGCGTACTTCTTCCGCAAGCAGCTGTTCGCCGCCGGCATCGGCACCGCCCTGCTGCTGATCGCCTCCCGCATGCCGGCCAAGCTCCACCGCGCCTTCTCCTACCCGCTGCTCGTCGGCACGGTCTTCCTCATGGCCCTGGTCCAGGTCCCCGGGATAGGGCAGTCCGTCAACGGCAACCAGAACTGGCTCTCCGTAGGAGGCCCCTTCCAGCTCCAGCCCAGCGAGTTCGGCAAGCTCGCGCTGATCCTGTGGGGCGCCGACCTGCTCGCCCGCAAGCAGGACAAGCGGCTGCTCTCGCAGTGGAAGCACCTGCTGGTGCCGCTGGTCCCGGTCGCCTTCATGCTGCTCGGGCTGATCATGCTCGGCGGCGACATGGGTACGGCGATCATCCTCACCGCGATCCTCTTCGGCCTGCTGTGGCTGGCCGGGGCGCCCACCCGGCTGTTCGGCGGGGTGCTGGGCCTCGCGGGTGTGGTCGGGTTCGTCCTGATCAAGACCAACGAGAACCGGTTGTCGCGGTTCTCCTGCGTGGGGGCGATCGATGTCGGCCCCAACGGCGAGTGCTTCCAGGCCGTGCACGGCATCTATGCTCTTGCCTCCGGCGGATGGTTCGGTTCGGGGCTCGGCGCCAGTGTGGAAAAGTGGGGCCAACTTCCCGAACCGCACACCGACTTCATCTTCGCCGTCACCGGGGAGGAACTGGGGCTGGTGGGGACGCTGTCGGTGCTCGCCCTGTTCGCGGCTCTAGGCTATGCGGGTATCCGCGTGGCCGGACGCACGGAGGATCCCTTCGTGAGGTACGCCGCGGGAGGTGTCACCACGTGGATCACGGCCCAGGCCGTGGTCAACATCGGTGCGGTGCTCGGTCTGCTGCCGATCGCCGGAGTCCCGCTGCCGCTGTTCTCCTACGGAGGATCGGCTCTGCTGCCGACCATGTTCGCCGTCGGGCTGCTGATCGCCTTCGCGCGGGACGATCCCGCCGCGAAGGCGGCCCTGGCCATGCGGCAGCCTGTCTTCAGCAGGAAGCGGGCCGGGGTGAGATGGAAGACGATGAGACGGCGCGTCAAGAAGCGTCCGTCCGGAGAGCGGTGA
- the murG gene encoding undecaprenyldiphospho-muramoylpentapeptide beta-N-acetylglucosaminyltransferase yields MHVVLAGGGTAGHIEPALALADALRRQDPTVGITALGTERGLETRLVPERGYELGLIPAVPLPRRPTPELITVPGRLRGTIKAAEQILERTKADCVVGFGGYVALPGYLAAKRLGVPIIVHEANARPGLANKIGSRYAAAVAVSTPDSKLRGARYIGIPLRRTIATLDRARVRPEARAAFGLDPNLPTLLVSGGSQGARRLNEVVQQVAPVLQRSGIQILHAVGPKNELPHVDNMPGMPPYIPVPYVDRMDLAYAAADMMLCRAGAMTVAELTAVGLPAAYVPLPIGNGEQRLNAQPVVKAGGGLLVDDAELTPQWVQGNILPVLADPHRLYEMSRAAAEFGRRDADDLLVGMVYEAIAARRQA; encoded by the coding sequence GTGCATGTCGTACTCGCCGGTGGGGGGACCGCCGGCCACATCGAGCCCGCGCTCGCCCTCGCGGACGCCCTGCGCAGGCAGGACCCCACCGTGGGGATCACGGCCCTCGGCACGGAGCGCGGCCTGGAGACCAGGCTCGTCCCCGAGCGGGGGTACGAACTGGGACTCATCCCGGCCGTACCGCTGCCGCGCCGACCCACCCCCGAACTGATCACCGTCCCGGGACGGCTCCGCGGCACGATCAAGGCCGCCGAGCAGATCCTGGAGCGCACGAAGGCCGACTGCGTCGTCGGCTTCGGCGGCTATGTCGCGCTGCCCGGCTACCTCGCCGCCAAGCGGCTGGGCGTGCCGATCATCGTCCACGAGGCCAACGCCAGGCCGGGCCTCGCCAACAAGATCGGGTCGCGGTACGCGGCGGCGGTCGCCGTCTCCACGCCGGACAGCAAGCTCCGGGGCGCCCGCTACATCGGCATCCCGCTGCGCCGGACGATCGCCACCCTCGACCGGGCCCGGGTCCGTCCCGAGGCGCGCGCGGCCTTCGGCCTCGACCCCAACCTGCCGACACTGCTCGTCTCCGGCGGCTCGCAGGGCGCACGCCGGCTCAACGAGGTGGTGCAGCAGGTCGCTCCGGTGCTCCAGCGCTCCGGGATCCAGATCTTGCACGCGGTCGGCCCGAAGAACGAATTGCCGCATGTGGACAACATGCCCGGAATGCCGCCCTATATCCCGGTACCGTATGTGGACCGGATGGACCTCGCGTACGCGGCGGCGGACATGATGCTCTGCCGTGCGGGCGCGATGACCGTCGCCGAACTCACCGCCGTCGGGCTGCCCGCCGCCTATGTGCCGTTGCCCATCGGCAACGGCGAACAGCGGCTCAACGCCCAGCCGGTGGTGAAGGCGGGCGGTGGACTGCTCGTCGACGACGCCGAACTGACGCCCCAGTGGGTGCAGGGCAACATCCTGCCGGTGCTGGCCGATCCGCACCGGCTGTACGAGATGTCCCGCGCGGCCGCCGAGTTCGGGCGCCGGGACGCAGATGATCTGCTTGTCGGCATGGTGTACGAGGCGATTGCCGCACGCCGGCAGGCGTAA
- a CDS encoding cell division protein FtsQ/DivIB, translating to MAGPTTAARDARAQAESGRSGPGGSPPGRRFRLPGRYVLIALAAGTVLTAAGIWVLYGSHWLRVERVSTSGTDVLTVARVERAAAVPIGSPLVSVDTGAIEERLRRRLPRIETVEAIRSWPHGISLKVTERQPVLLIEKGGKFIEVDAGGTRFATVGKAPKGVPLLKLTGEQSAGQQRFPAGRLTREAVRVRSELPGKVAADTRAVRVRSYDSISLELTGGRTVMWGSGEDGAAKARALTALMKAAPGAAHFDVSAPTAPASSRS from the coding sequence GTGGCCGGACCGACGACCGCCGCACGGGACGCGCGAGCGCAGGCGGAGTCCGGCCGCTCCGGACCGGGCGGCTCCCCGCCCGGCCGCCGCTTCCGGCTCCCCGGCCGGTACGTGCTGATCGCACTGGCCGCCGGGACCGTCCTGACCGCCGCCGGGATCTGGGTGCTGTACGGCTCGCACTGGCTGCGGGTCGAGCGGGTGAGCACGTCCGGCACGGACGTGCTCACCGTCGCGCGGGTGGAGCGGGCGGCGGCCGTACCGATCGGATCGCCGCTGGTCTCCGTGGACACCGGCGCGATCGAGGAGCGGCTCCGGCGGAGGCTGCCGCGGATCGAGACGGTCGAAGCGATCCGGTCGTGGCCGCACGGAATCAGTCTGAAAGTGACCGAACGTCAGCCGGTCCTGCTGATCGAAAAGGGCGGAAAGTTCATCGAAGTGGACGCCGGCGGAACTCGTTTCGCCACGGTCGGGAAGGCCCCGAAGGGCGTGCCCCTACTGAAATTGACGGGGGAACAGTCAGCCGGACAGCAGCGCTTTCCGGCCGGCCGGCTGACCCGCGAAGCCGTCCGCGTCAGGAGCGAACTCCCCGGGAAAGTCGCCGCGGACACCAGGGCGGTCCGGGTGCGTTCGTACGACTCGATCTCGCTGGAGTTGACCGGCGGACGTACGGTGATGTGGGGAAGCGGCGAGGACGGCGCGGCCAAGGCGCGTGCGCTCACCGCTCTCATGAAAGCAGCCCCTGGGGCGGCCCACTTCGACGTCAGCGCGCCCACCGCGCCCGCCTCGTCACGGAGTTGA
- the ftsZ gene encoding cell division protein FtsZ, which yields MAAPQNYLAVIKVIGVGGGGVNAINRMIEVGLKGVEFIAINTDAQALLMSDADVKLDVGRELTRGLGAGANPAVGRKAAEDHREEIEEVLKGADMVFVTAGEGGGTGTGGAPVVAAIARSLGALTIGVVTRPFTFEGRRRANQAEDGIAELREEVDTLIVIPNDRLLSISDRQVSVLDAFKSADQVLLSGVQGITDLITTPGLINLDFADVKSVMSEAGSALMGIGSARGDDRAVAAAEMAISSPLLEASIDGARGVLLSISGGSDLGLFEINEAAQLVSEAAHPEANIIFGAVIDDALGDEVRVTVIAAGFDGGQPPTRRETVLGAGKREEQQAPPRSVDSGRSTGGLGTVPPRDDSPAKPEPAQAVNEKPLPPISSPHVPPARPYQDTQVEELDVPDFLK from the coding sequence GTGGCAGCACCGCAGAACTACCTCGCAGTCATCAAGGTCATCGGTGTCGGCGGCGGTGGTGTCAATGCCATCAACCGAATGATCGAGGTCGGTCTCAAGGGCGTCGAGTTCATCGCGATCAACACTGACGCGCAAGCCCTGTTGATGAGCGACGCCGACGTCAAGCTCGACGTCGGCCGCGAACTCACCCGGGGCCTCGGCGCCGGAGCCAATCCGGCAGTCGGTCGCAAGGCGGCAGAGGACCACCGTGAGGAGATCGAGGAGGTCCTCAAGGGGGCCGACATGGTCTTCGTCACCGCAGGCGAGGGAGGCGGCACCGGCACCGGTGGCGCGCCCGTGGTCGCCGCCATCGCGCGTTCGCTGGGCGCCCTCACGATCGGTGTGGTCACCCGCCCGTTCACCTTCGAGGGCCGCCGCCGCGCGAACCAGGCGGAGGACGGGATCGCCGAACTCCGCGAAGAGGTCGACACCCTCATCGTCATCCCCAACGACCGGCTGCTGTCCATCTCGGACCGTCAGGTCAGCGTGCTGGACGCCTTCAAGTCGGCCGACCAGGTGCTGCTCTCGGGTGTCCAGGGCATCACCGATCTGATCACCACACCGGGTCTGATCAACCTCGACTTCGCCGACGTCAAGTCCGTGATGTCCGAGGCCGGATCGGCGCTCATGGGCATCGGCTCGGCCCGCGGCGACGACCGCGCGGTGGCCGCCGCCGAGATGGCGATCTCCTCGCCCCTGCTCGAAGCGTCCATCGACGGCGCCCGCGGTGTCCTGCTCTCCATCTCCGGCGGCTCCGACCTCGGTCTCTTCGAGATCAACGAGGCCGCGCAGCTCGTGAGCGAGGCCGCCCACCCCGAGGCCAACATCATCTTCGGTGCCGTCATCGACGACGCCCTGGGCGACGAGGTGCGGGTCACCGTGATCGCGGCGGGCTTCGACGGCGGACAGCCGCCGACGCGCCGCGAGACCGTGCTCGGCGCCGGCAAGCGCGAGGAGCAGCAGGCCCCGCCGCGGTCCGTGGACAGCGGCAGGTCCACCGGCGGACTCGGTACGGTCCCGCCGCGCGACGACAGCCCGGCCAAGCCGGAACCGGCGCAGGCGGTCAACGAGAAGCCGCTCCCGCCGATCAGCTCGCCGCACGTCCCGCCGGCCCGTCCGTACCAGGACACCCAGGTCGAAGAGCTGGATGTTCCGGACTTCTTGAAGTGA
- the pgeF gene encoding peptidoglycan editing factor PgeF — translation MIERQDTESGAHFAFTDKWGGVSAVPYEQLNLGGAVGDDPAAVRTNRELAAKSLGLDPGQVVWMNQVHGREVAVVDGPWHAADATTPASPSVPVSLSGIPPVDALVTARGGLALAVLTADCVPVLLADPVAGIASAAHAGRPGLVAGVVPAAVEAMVALGAEPSRITARTGPAVCGRCYEVPAALRDDVAAVVPESWAETGWGTPAVDVVAGVHAQLAALGIEDRGRSDFCTRESGDHFSYRRDRTTGRLAGYVWLDALGGPSGLGGPA, via the coding sequence GTGATAGAGCGGCAGGACACCGAGAGCGGCGCGCACTTCGCCTTCACCGACAAGTGGGGCGGGGTGAGCGCCGTTCCGTACGAACAGCTCAATCTGGGCGGGGCGGTCGGCGACGACCCGGCCGCCGTACGGACCAACCGCGAACTGGCGGCGAAGTCCCTGGGCCTCGATCCGGGGCAGGTGGTCTGGATGAACCAGGTGCACGGCCGCGAGGTGGCGGTCGTGGACGGCCCTTGGCACGCGGCGGACGCGACGACCCCCGCGAGCCCCTCGGTCCCCGTATCCCTCTCCGGCATTCCGCCGGTCGACGCGCTGGTCACCGCGCGCGGCGGACTCGCCCTCGCCGTCCTCACCGCGGACTGCGTGCCCGTGCTGCTGGCCGACCCGGTCGCCGGGATCGCGTCCGCCGCCCACGCCGGACGCCCCGGGCTGGTCGCCGGGGTCGTCCCGGCCGCCGTCGAGGCCATGGTCGCGCTCGGCGCCGAACCGTCGCGGATCACCGCCCGTACCGGACCGGCCGTCTGCGGACGCTGCTACGAGGTCCCGGCTGCGCTGCGCGACGACGTCGCCGCGGTCGTACCGGAGTCCTGGGCCGAGACCGGGTGGGGCACCCCGGCCGTCGACGTCGTCGCGGGGGTGCACGCGCAGCTCGCCGCGCTCGGGATCGAGGACCGGGGGCGGTCGGACTTCTGCACGCGCGAGTCGGGCGACCACTTCTCGTACCGCCGCGACCGGACCACGGGCCGGCTCGCCGGCTATGTCTGGCTGGACGCCCTTGGCGGCCCGAGCGGCCTGGGCGGTCCGGCATGA
- a CDS encoding YggS family pyridoxal phosphate-dependent enzyme, with amino-acid sequence MTDRGTELADNLAKVEDRIAGACAAAGRAREEVTLIVVTKTYPASDVRILHELGVREVAENRDQDAGPKAAACQDLSLTWHFVGQLQTNKVRSVAGYADVVQSVDRVKLVSALSAAAVRAERELVCLIQVALDAGSGERGARGGVAPGGIEELATALAGAPGLRLGGLMTVAPLAGPYAGRQQEAFERLLEFSSRLRADHPAANMVSAGMSADLEAAVMAGATHVRVGTAVLGDRPRLG; translated from the coding sequence ATGACGGACCGCGGAACCGAACTCGCGGACAACCTCGCGAAGGTGGAGGACCGGATCGCCGGCGCCTGCGCCGCCGCCGGGCGCGCGCGGGAGGAGGTGACCCTGATCGTGGTCACCAAGACCTACCCCGCGAGCGACGTCCGGATCCTGCACGAGTTGGGGGTGCGGGAGGTCGCCGAGAACCGCGACCAGGACGCCGGGCCCAAGGCCGCCGCCTGTCAGGATTTGTCGTTGACGTGGCACTTCGTCGGTCAGTTGCAGACGAACAAGGTTCGTTCCGTGGCCGGTTACGCCGATGTCGTGCAGTCTGTCGACCGGGTGAAGCTCGTTTCCGCCCTCTCCGCCGCGGCGGTCCGGGCGGAGCGCGAACTGGTCTGCCTGATCCAGGTCGCGCTCGACGCCGGTTCGGGCGAGCGCGGCGCGAGAGGGGGTGTGGCGCCCGGCGGGATCGAGGAGTTGGCCACCGCGCTGGCCGGTGCGCCGGGTCTGCGGCTCGGCGGTCTGATGACCGTGGCGCCGCTGGCCGGACCGTACGCGGGACGGCAACAGGAGGCGTTCGAGCGGCTGCTGGAATTCTCATCCCGCCTGCGCGCGGACCATCCGGCTGCGAACATGGTGTCAGCAGGGATGAGTGCGGACCTCGAAGCAGCCGTCATGGCCGGAGCGACACATGTACGCGTCGGTACGGCGGTGCTCGGAGACCGACCTCGGCTCGGGTAA